A window of Candidatus Vicinibacter proximus contains these coding sequences:
- a CDS encoding T9SS type A sorting domain-containing protein: MSIKLLQTFAFMVLIFQTSEAQTILWGGPNDPNSTFSNGIGNWSTVGLSSSKADSIQNAVWTYAANGTSKGAYSNEAGSILSPSKADGAMIFDSDFLDNGGIENNEGQGSAPSPHSGALVSPLIDCSGFTSSVAVSFYQYFQNYAAECFLEVSNDSGKTWTIFPINQNILEGTGTSRSNRQVIDISSVAVGKKDVQFRFVFDGDYYFWIVDDVTLVSLPDLDLAINSVYYSPSTYAQPKSQICNDTFKFSARVSNLGGMVQRDLKFKVTLFGADRQTVLFQDSSLVANLALTDDNISVSTPNYFVPSSLDYGKYFIRWSFTGGQGTEYNAVDNSKIDSFEVTVSQYAREPRPRGGIRANGGISYSVATLYNTSDCWNGFDKFAATSADFAVAYDRLATLNNYNMQIFLLAVKDEVNADFSNFEKMGGVSGISTELVSEEIFKGGTQPSYSLLNQPLTDVLTGGQVVLKPNKRYFLVAQHPDEPSSDPNTWRYHASSLEKNYSGHPFNSPVIDNIGVWYESWPGNESPVLRLNITILTKNDETSLGDNVIQVYPNPIQNGQLKLELNFEKETNANLTLFDLNGRVLNFLPYKNVTFKNIQIPVDGLDSGEYFIRVSTDEGTKTKKFVVVK; the protein is encoded by the coding sequence ATGAGTATTAAATTATTACAAACATTTGCCTTCATGGTTTTAATTTTTCAAACCAGTGAAGCACAAACTATTCTGTGGGGAGGTCCAAATGATCCAAATTCCACTTTTTCAAATGGTATTGGGAATTGGAGTACTGTTGGTTTAAGTTCATCAAAAGCCGATTCGATCCAGAACGCAGTTTGGACTTATGCCGCTAATGGTACTTCAAAGGGAGCTTATTCAAACGAGGCCGGAAGTATCCTTTCTCCCAGCAAAGCAGATGGTGCCATGATTTTTGACTCAGATTTCCTAGATAACGGAGGAATAGAGAATAATGAAGGTCAGGGAAGTGCTCCATCTCCTCATAGTGGAGCACTTGTAAGTCCATTGATAGATTGCTCAGGCTTCACCTCTTCTGTTGCTGTCTCTTTTTACCAATACTTTCAAAATTATGCGGCGGAATGTTTTTTGGAGGTCAGCAACGACAGCGGAAAAACTTGGACTATATTTCCAATAAATCAAAATATTCTTGAAGGAACTGGCACTTCCAGAAGTAACCGGCAGGTGATTGATATCTCAAGTGTCGCCGTTGGTAAGAAAGATGTTCAATTTAGATTTGTTTTTGATGGCGATTACTATTTCTGGATAGTAGATGATGTTACATTAGTAAGCTTACCCGATTTGGATCTTGCTATCAATAGTGTTTATTATAGTCCATCAACCTACGCTCAACCAAAGTCTCAAATTTGCAATGACACATTCAAATTTAGTGCGCGGGTGAGTAATTTAGGAGGTATGGTTCAGCGTGATTTAAAATTTAAAGTGACCCTCTTTGGAGCGGATCGACAAACAGTTTTGTTTCAGGACAGTTCATTGGTGGCAAACCTAGCACTAACAGATGATAACATTTCCGTTTCAACCCCTAATTATTTTGTACCAAGCTCACTTGATTATGGAAAATACTTTATCAGATGGTCGTTTACAGGGGGACAAGGAACAGAATACAATGCTGTTGATAATTCCAAAATTGATTCTTTTGAAGTGACTGTAAGTCAATATGCAAGAGAGCCTAGACCGCGGGGTGGAATTAGAGCGAATGGAGGAATTAGCTATTCAGTCGCTACACTATATAACACCTCAGATTGTTGGAATGGCTTTGATAAATTCGCTGCAACCTCTGCTGATTTTGCAGTAGCTTATGATAGATTAGCTACATTAAACAATTATAATATGCAGATTTTTCTTCTAGCCGTGAAGGATGAAGTAAATGCAGATTTTTCAAATTTTGAAAAAATGGGTGGTGTGAGTGGTATTTCTACAGAACTTGTATCTGAAGAAATCTTTAAAGGAGGCACACAACCTTCATATTCATTGCTTAATCAACCTTTGACAGATGTTTTGACCGGTGGGCAAGTTGTATTAAAACCCAACAAGAGATATTTTCTTGTAGCTCAACATCCAGATGAACCTAGTTCTGATCCTAACACATGGAGATATCATGCTTCGAGCCTTGAAAAAAACTATAGTGGTCATCCGTTTAATTCCCCGGTAATTGACAATATTGGAGTATGGTATGAATCCTGGCCTGGAAATGAATCGCCAGTATTAAGATTAAATATTACCATTCTTACAAAAAATGATGAAACTTCTTTAGGTGATAATGTAATTCAAGTTTACCCGAATCCAATTCAAAATGGGCAATTGAAACTTGAATTGAATTTTGAAAAAGAAACCAATGCCAATCTAACATTATTCGATTTAAATGGTAGGGTATTAAATTTTCTTCCATACAAAAACGTAACTTTTAAAAATATTCAGATTCCTGTGGACGGTTTGGATTCCGGGGAGTATTTTATCAGAGTTTCGACTGATGAGGGTACTAAAACCAAAAAGTTTGTAGTTGTTAAATGA
- a CDS encoding polysaccharide biosynthesis C-terminal domain-containing protein gives MGIIRSQSIRSTFFIYISMLIGYFNLIILMPQYFTGEEIGMTRTIIVLALVLTQFADLGTTNIIYRFFSLYEKQKAKDFLLLVLGIPLAGYIIVSSISFIFEEQLFGSFYSKCPSLKQFGFLIYTTTFFTLLSSLGGHYCAVHLKTVIPRTVNELVPRIGNTILILCYGYKIIDFATYFISFTVLVGISAGLVWVYIFYLDKFKVSLSISNLTRRLYKKILLFGLIGILGNSFSTIVSYIDTLMLGAINGQHDVAIFNIGYYIIGIMSVPYNSILAVVMPLLSRAIRQKDWDTVDKYYKQTSLNNFLIGAFIFGGIIYCFDDFIKFLPQNQGYDKAFYIIIFFGFGRIIDMITGCNSEIIAYSKHYLFNFYSLMIISIFCVFSNYFFISRFGIFGVAVSGLLSLILFNLGRYFFIKIKFGLQPFNKSTLIAIISVALTTIFCYLTSNLINVKMLNHLHSSAFLNIIIKGLVWTLIFATSIIVLKPSNDITNLFNMILNKFKISQK, from the coding sequence GTGGGAATTATTAGATCACAAAGCATACGTTCTACATTTTTTATCTATATATCGATGTTGATTGGATATTTTAATCTGATCATATTGATGCCGCAATATTTTACAGGTGAAGAAATTGGAATGACACGAACCATAATTGTGTTAGCTTTGGTACTCACTCAATTTGCAGATCTTGGAACTACAAATATAATTTACCGATTTTTTTCCTTATATGAAAAGCAGAAAGCAAAGGACTTTCTGCTCCTTGTTTTGGGTATTCCACTTGCAGGGTATATTATTGTTTCTTCCATAAGCTTTATTTTTGAAGAACAATTATTTGGGTCCTTTTACTCCAAATGTCCTTCACTTAAACAATTTGGATTTTTAATTTACACAACTACTTTTTTTACTTTGCTATCGAGTCTGGGTGGACATTATTGTGCAGTTCACTTAAAAACTGTTATACCCAGAACTGTAAATGAATTGGTTCCAAGGATAGGAAACACCATATTGATCCTTTGTTATGGGTATAAAATAATTGATTTTGCTACCTACTTTATAAGCTTTACAGTATTGGTTGGTATTTCCGCAGGGCTTGTTTGGGTTTATATATTTTATTTGGATAAATTTAAGGTCAGCCTATCCATTAGTAATTTAACCAGGCGACTTTATAAAAAGATTTTATTATTTGGTTTAATTGGGATCCTTGGAAATTCATTTTCAACAATTGTTAGTTACATAGATACTTTAATGCTAGGTGCAATTAACGGCCAGCACGATGTCGCCATATTTAATATTGGCTATTATATCATTGGTATTATGTCGGTCCCATACAACTCTATCCTTGCAGTAGTCATGCCACTCTTATCGCGGGCAATCCGTCAGAAAGATTGGGATACAGTAGATAAATATTATAAGCAAACTTCCTTAAATAACTTTTTAATCGGAGCATTTATATTTGGTGGTATAATATATTGTTTTGATGATTTTATAAAGTTTTTACCACAAAATCAGGGATATGACAAAGCATTTTATATTATAATCTTTTTTGGTTTTGGGAGAATAATTGATATGATCACAGGCTGTAATTCTGAAATCATTGCTTACTCAAAACATTATTTGTTTAACTTTTATAGTCTGATGATAATATCTATTTTTTGTGTATTCTCAAACTACTTTTTCATTAGTCGTTTTGGAATTTTTGGAGTTGCAGTATCGGGTTTATTAAGTTTAATACTGTTTAACTTAGGGCGATATTTTTTCATTAAAATTAAGTTTGGTCTACAACCATTTAATAAATCTACCTTAATTGCCATAATAAGTGTCGCATTAACCACGATATTCTGTTACTTAACTTCTAATCTAATTAATGTCAAAATGCTGAATCATTTACACAGCTCAGCATTTTTAAATATTATTATTAAAGGATTGGTGTGGACTTTAATTTTTGCAACCAGCATTATTGTACTTAAGCCATCTAATGATATT
- a CDS encoding YfhO family protein: MNNFDIKKVIPHFLMIIGFWIVCALYFLPALKGKVLQQGDIQSWEAMAHEGIEYNKTHDDVALWSNSMFGGMPMYQTAMPMQGNLLRYVQNIPYSLAKSPVNTFFGIMLFTYLALLLFGIPLYIAGLGGVLVAFSTGNLLLLEAGHMTKLLVIAYAGLSLAGIWLAYHKKLLLGLTVFGFGFALQVMNNHVQMSYYIILGAVPLFIIYLIESIKSRDWLYFIKANFLLGLVAFLGLCSSATMMWTTQEYVKQTMRGGSVLSNSNTSGESSNKNGLEWDYAMNWSNGWIDLCAGIIPGVAGGANGERAINNGALKSELKDLRIPVNSNTRVPTYWGALPFTGGPFYFGITMVFFFILGCFIIPGKTKWWFAISLPLLCLLSLGKNFEILNRILFEYLPYYNKFRAPSSVLSIASIYCTIFGVYTIGKIVSGKIDTPKLKKAIFYTAGVLSLFCLFFWVMGPGFFDLSKGQSGEEVKVIVKLREAMMTGDALRGMILILLVSGVIYLYTLNKMSNILFTSIVSIIALFDIFSINSRYITQGDFVKQNIKSTVFEPREVDKQILTDKTLGYRVWDNSVDTYNNSFPSYFHHTIGGYHPAKLRRYQDLIDRCIDVERNKMQTILQTFNGNISDSNFVSSMNQLQVLNMLNTKYMIFGEKGKEVVLPNPASNGAAWFVKNIEWVNNADEEINLLMKRDLKQTAILHNEWKDKISQAGDGQGTIKLIEYEPNKLKYQLETNSNQLAVLSEIWYGPDLGWTAKLNDKEIDLFRVNYALRGVNIPAGKNELILEFKPKSFYTGEIISYCCSSLLILLLIFSLWSMYKKSFALVSE, translated from the coding sequence ATGAATAATTTTGATATTAAAAAAGTAATTCCCCATTTTCTAATGATTATTGGATTTTGGATAGTGTGTGCATTATATTTTCTACCAGCCTTGAAAGGAAAGGTATTACAGCAAGGCGACATTCAGTCTTGGGAGGCTATGGCACATGAAGGCATTGAATATAATAAAACCCATGATGATGTTGCATTGTGGTCAAACAGTATGTTTGGTGGTATGCCCATGTATCAAACCGCCATGCCCATGCAGGGAAATTTATTGAGATATGTACAAAACATTCCCTATAGCTTGGCAAAATCACCGGTTAATACATTTTTTGGAATTATGTTATTTACTTACCTGGCACTCTTGCTTTTTGGGATACCTCTTTATATAGCTGGATTAGGTGGCGTATTAGTAGCTTTCTCAACAGGGAATTTGTTGCTGCTTGAGGCAGGACACATGACAAAATTGCTCGTAATTGCTTATGCAGGGCTTTCACTTGCTGGTATTTGGCTTGCTTACCATAAGAAACTGCTATTGGGGTTGACAGTTTTTGGATTTGGCTTTGCGCTTCAGGTTATGAATAATCATGTGCAGATGAGTTATTATATTATTTTGGGAGCAGTACCTTTATTTATTATATATCTGATAGAGAGTATTAAGTCAAGAGACTGGTTATATTTTATCAAGGCGAATTTTCTTCTTGGCCTTGTTGCCTTTTTGGGTTTATGTTCATCTGCAACGATGATGTGGACTACCCAAGAATATGTAAAACAAACCATGAGGGGAGGTTCTGTACTTTCAAATTCCAATACGTCCGGAGAATCCAGTAATAAAAACGGGCTTGAATGGGATTATGCAATGAACTGGAGTAATGGCTGGATAGATTTATGTGCGGGCATTATCCCTGGAGTGGCTGGTGGGGCCAATGGCGAGCGGGCTATAAATAATGGCGCACTTAAATCTGAACTTAAAGATTTAAGAATCCCTGTAAATTCGAATACCAGAGTCCCAACTTATTGGGGAGCACTGCCATTTACGGGTGGTCCGTTCTATTTTGGCATTACAATGGTCTTTTTCTTTATTCTGGGATGTTTCATTATTCCTGGAAAAACAAAATGGTGGTTTGCAATAAGCCTACCCTTACTTTGTCTTTTATCGCTTGGAAAAAATTTTGAAATACTCAACAGAATTCTTTTCGAATATCTTCCATATTATAATAAATTCAGAGCTCCAAGTTCTGTGCTCAGCATTGCTTCTATTTACTGCACTATTTTTGGAGTGTATACGATTGGAAAAATTGTTAGCGGAAAAATAGACACCCCTAAGTTAAAAAAAGCAATTTTCTACACTGCCGGAGTGCTCTCCTTATTTTGTCTATTTTTCTGGGTGATGGGACCTGGATTTTTTGATCTCAGCAAAGGCCAAAGTGGTGAAGAGGTAAAGGTAATTGTAAAACTTCGTGAAGCAATGATGACAGGCGATGCCCTTAGAGGAATGATTTTAATTCTATTGGTATCCGGGGTAATCTATTTGTATACTTTAAATAAGATGAGCAATATCCTTTTTACGTCAATTGTTTCCATCATAGCTTTATTTGATATATTTTCTATTAACAGCAGATATATTACTCAGGGGGATTTTGTGAAACAAAACATCAAGTCCACGGTATTTGAACCGCGTGAAGTGGACAAACAAATCCTTACAGATAAAACCCTTGGGTATAGGGTTTGGGATAATTCGGTAGATACTTATAATAATTCATTTCCATCCTATTTCCATCATACTATTGGTGGTTACCACCCAGCAAAACTTAGAAGGTACCAGGATCTCATTGACCGATGTATAGACGTGGAAAGAAATAAAATGCAGACAATATTGCAAACTTTTAACGGCAATATATCTGACAGCAACTTTGTTTCTTCCATGAATCAACTACAAGTATTAAATATGTTGAATACCAAATACATGATTTTTGGTGAAAAAGGAAAAGAAGTGGTGCTTCCAAATCCTGCATCCAATGGGGCTGCATGGTTTGTTAAAAATATTGAATGGGTTAACAATGCGGATGAAGAAATTAATCTTTTAATGAAGAGAGATTTAAAACAAACTGCAATATTGCATAATGAATGGAAAGATAAAATAAGTCAAGCGGGTGATGGGCAGGGCACCATCAAGTTAATTGAATACGAACCAAATAAACTTAAGTATCAGCTTGAGACCAATTCAAATCAATTGGCTGTACTTTCTGAAATATGGTATGGGCCTGATCTTGGATGGACCGCTAAACTTAATGATAAAGAAATTGATCTCTTTAGAGTTAATTATGCACTAAGAGGAGTTAACATACCGGCTGGAAAAAATGAATTGATTTTAGAATTCAAACCAAAGTCGTTTTATACAGGAGAAATTATCAGTTATTGTTGTTCCTCCTTACTCATCTTACTTTTAATATTTTCTCTTTGGAGTATGTATAAGAAGTCTTTTGCTCTTGTGTCGGAGTAA
- the rfbB gene encoding dTDP-glucose 4,6-dehydratase → MTKKNILITGGAGFIGSHLVRLMTTKYPHYKIINLDALTYAGNLTNLKDIAKANNYKFIKGDINDLPFLQELFKMENISDVIHLAAESHVDRSIENPASFVMTNVIGTTNLLITAKEHWHDNFSSHLFYHVSTDEVYGSLGEQGYFTELTPYDPRSPYSASKASSDHLVRAFNHTYGLQTIISNCSNNYGPNQFPEKLIPLMINNIIHNIPLPVYGKGENVRDWLWVKDHISAIDRIFHCGKTGNTYNIGGNSEMKNIDLIYILCDILDNKLNRPIGTSKALVQFVPDRPGHDKRYAIDATKLKEELQWTPTMNIHEGLEHTVNWYLANGEWLNEITSGEYKNYYQRHYSK, encoded by the coding sequence ATGACCAAAAAGAATATTTTGATTACAGGTGGAGCCGGATTTATTGGTTCGCATTTAGTTAGGTTAATGACAACCAAATATCCTCATTATAAAATTATTAATCTGGATGCACTTACATATGCCGGAAATCTTACCAATCTAAAAGATATAGCAAAAGCCAATAATTATAAATTTATTAAAGGCGATATCAATGATCTTCCATTTTTACAAGAATTATTCAAAATGGAGAATATTTCCGATGTAATTCATTTGGCTGCAGAATCACATGTGGATAGGTCGATTGAAAATCCTGCATCCTTTGTAATGACCAATGTTATAGGTACAACAAATCTATTAATTACCGCTAAAGAACATTGGCACGACAATTTTTCAAGTCATTTATTTTATCATGTTTCCACGGATGAGGTATACGGCTCTTTGGGAGAACAAGGTTATTTTACGGAATTAACGCCTTATGACCCTCGCTCACCATACTCTGCCTCCAAAGCTTCTTCGGATCACTTAGTGCGGGCTTTTAACCACACCTACGGATTGCAAACGATCATTTCAAATTGCTCCAACAATTATGGCCCCAATCAATTTCCGGAAAAACTGATCCCCCTGATGATCAATAATATTATACACAATATCCCACTACCAGTTTATGGAAAAGGGGAAAATGTAAGGGACTGGCTTTGGGTGAAAGACCACATTTCGGCAATTGATCGAATCTTTCACTGTGGTAAAACCGGGAATACATATAACATCGGCGGGAATTCTGAAATGAAAAATATCGATTTGATTTATATTTTATGCGATATTCTAGATAACAAACTCAACAGGCCAATTGGAACCTCAAAAGCGTTAGTACAATTTGTCCCAGACAGGCCAGGACACGATAAGAGATATGCAATCGATGCCACAAAACTTAAGGAAGAACTACAATGGACTCCAACCATGAATATTCATGAAGGTCTGGAACATACAGTGAATTGGTATTTGGCCAATGGAGAATGGCTCAATGAAATAACATCAGGAGAATATAAAAACTATTACCAAAGACATTATTCAAAATAA
- a CDS encoding PadR family transcriptional regulator encodes MKLENTIAQMKKGVLEMCILSIINNNEAYPSDIINQLKRGELIVVEGTLYPILTRLKNFGMLDYYWQESTSGPPRKYYKITELGKESLTQLIENWNQFVTGVNQSLKNQL; translated from the coding sequence ATGAAACTTGAAAATACAATTGCACAAATGAAAAAGGGAGTTCTGGAGATGTGTATCCTATCCATTATCAACAACAACGAAGCTTATCCTTCTGACATCATCAACCAATTAAAAAGGGGAGAGTTGATCGTAGTGGAAGGGACACTTTATCCCATACTTACCAGATTAAAAAATTTTGGAATGCTCGATTACTACTGGCAGGAATCTACCTCAGGTCCGCCACGGAAGTATTACAAAATCACTGAACTAGGGAAGGAATCCCTTACCCAATTAATAGAAAACTGGAATCAGTTTGTAACAGGAGTCAATCAATCATTAAAAAACCAATTATAA
- a CDS encoding SLBB domain-containing protein, protein MKFRHFCLMIIAMTCILYAQGQNQQIYQIKALKEIESRGVTEEQLKERLSSRGIDYDELSKMSFEELSLLQNEIEGVVKELEIENKQKQSQKNVPSAIDDNSVNSLKIASTKSLNDTVPIKIADPLMDTMKNKISEHTSDKRKAVWGHHIFNKQDVHKFNLTNHGKPPGTYVLGEGDKLTISIWGSSQLNEVYEINKEGYINPQRMPRIFLKGVTLEKAKVITLNTFKRFYQFNINQFDLSLNEGRTININIVGEVANTGSFTIAASQTALDAIISAGGVSEIGSVRKIKIVSSGKEKILDIYKFIQNPILEKDFFMQNNDFIVVPVAERIVTIEGAVNRASRYELLDGEDLNKLLFYAGGLTEEAITGVMQLERIENDRRIILDIPYKELLKGKGDFKLKRGDFIKVFKINSEVEDYVYSKGEVRAPSSYRFYSGMTLGDLIKKIEFTSKSNLQDAFILRKNPDQTTNLIRVNLIEVRKGSESANIVLKSQDELVVYKLSDFIDRSYISVSGAARQPGKFTVDANEQLKLKDLVLLAGGLRSDAWKFAYLFRKKSTNDKDLEVIRINLGNKNADLNEDQNIAIQPFDSLLILSENDFSNATYVEVNGAINAPGRYHFAEGMTVNDLISLANGFSFSALSTNIDIFRVEILDNKPTKTIVKSYNSQKNLKEALDSGAFQLQPFDIVVVRKQPDFELQQLVSLDGEIKYPGLYALLSPNEKISDLIQRAGGLGLESFPEGATLYREQDDIGYIVLNLKHALSSVNSRYNLILKDKDVLYIPKKKDLVRISGATNASNLYPDKLLASNNSITVAFHSGRRAKFYLNHYAAGINENGDIKKVTVEHANGRIEKTRNYWFFKKSPKVYKGSIIHVGLKDPKTQKVKMDKKQVDWSKVVVDTFAQITAVLSIVLLIQNLK, encoded by the coding sequence ATGAAATTCAGACACTTTTGTTTAATGATTATCGCCATGACTTGTATTTTATATGCGCAAGGTCAAAATCAGCAAATTTATCAAATAAAAGCACTAAAAGAAATTGAATCAAGAGGAGTAACAGAAGAGCAATTGAAAGAAAGACTAAGTTCCCGAGGTATCGATTATGATGAGCTTTCTAAAATGAGTTTTGAAGAACTCTCTTTGCTGCAAAATGAAATTGAAGGAGTTGTTAAAGAACTTGAAATTGAAAATAAACAAAAACAATCTCAAAAAAATGTTCCCTCTGCAATTGATGATAATTCAGTAAATAGTTTAAAAATTGCTTCAACTAAATCACTCAATGATACAGTGCCGATAAAAATTGCAGATCCATTAATGGATACAATGAAAAATAAGATTAGCGAACATACTTCCGACAAAAGAAAAGCTGTGTGGGGGCATCATATTTTCAACAAACAAGATGTTCATAAATTCAATTTAACCAATCATGGAAAACCTCCAGGTACTTATGTGCTTGGCGAAGGAGATAAACTAACTATTTCAATATGGGGAAGTAGTCAGTTAAATGAGGTTTATGAAATTAACAAAGAGGGATATATTAATCCTCAAAGAATGCCTCGTATTTTTCTTAAAGGTGTAACTTTAGAAAAAGCCAAAGTAATCACATTAAATACTTTTAAAAGATTTTACCAATTTAATATTAACCAATTTGACCTTTCTCTTAATGAAGGACGAACCATAAATATCAATATTGTAGGTGAAGTTGCCAACACAGGTTCTTTTACAATTGCCGCAAGTCAAACTGCTTTGGATGCAATTATTTCTGCAGGTGGTGTTTCAGAAATTGGAAGTGTACGCAAGATTAAGATAGTAAGTTCTGGAAAGGAGAAAATTCTGGATATATATAAATTTATCCAAAATCCAATCTTGGAAAAAGATTTCTTTATGCAAAATAATGATTTCATTGTTGTACCGGTTGCGGAAAGAATCGTTACCATTGAAGGAGCCGTAAATAGAGCTTCACGATATGAATTGTTAGATGGTGAGGACTTAAACAAATTACTTTTTTATGCTGGTGGTTTGACGGAGGAAGCAATCACTGGTGTAATGCAATTGGAAAGAATTGAAAATGACAGAAGAATAATTCTAGATATCCCTTATAAGGAGTTGCTAAAGGGCAAGGGAGATTTTAAACTTAAAAGAGGAGATTTTATAAAAGTTTTTAAAATCAATTCAGAAGTTGAAGATTATGTTTATTCCAAAGGGGAAGTTAGAGCCCCATCCTCTTATCGTTTTTATTCAGGAATGACCTTAGGAGATCTTATTAAAAAAATTGAATTTACTTCAAAGTCGAACCTGCAGGACGCGTTTATTTTGCGAAAAAATCCAGACCAAACTACCAACCTAATCAGGGTAAATCTAATTGAGGTAAGAAAGGGTTCCGAATCTGCCAATATTGTATTAAAATCTCAGGATGAATTAGTTGTTTACAAACTATCAGATTTTATCGATCGAAGCTACATTTCTGTGAGTGGTGCGGCTCGTCAGCCTGGTAAATTTACAGTAGATGCCAATGAACAATTGAAATTGAAAGATCTTGTTCTTCTAGCTGGTGGACTCAGATCGGATGCGTGGAAGTTTGCGTATTTATTTAGAAAAAAATCAACCAATGACAAAGATTTGGAAGTAATCAGAATTAACCTTGGGAATAAGAATGCAGATTTAAATGAAGACCAAAATATTGCCATACAGCCATTTGATAGTTTATTAATCTTATCTGAGAATGACTTTAGCAATGCTACGTATGTTGAAGTCAATGGAGCAATCAATGCACCTGGTAGATACCATTTTGCTGAAGGAATGACGGTTAATGATTTAATTTCTTTGGCTAATGGTTTTTCATTTTCCGCACTTTCAACAAATATTGATATTTTTCGGGTAGAAATCTTAGATAACAAACCTACCAAAACCATTGTAAAATCATACAACAGTCAGAAAAATCTTAAAGAAGCTCTAGATTCTGGTGCTTTTCAATTACAACCTTTTGATATTGTCGTTGTACGCAAACAACCTGATTTTGAATTACAACAATTGGTAAGTCTTGATGGGGAAATTAAATATCCTGGACTTTACGCATTGTTGAGTCCCAATGAAAAAATATCGGATCTAATCCAAAGAGCAGGAGGATTGGGGCTCGAATCATTTCCGGAAGGGGCCACATTGTACCGAGAGCAGGATGATATAGGTTATATTGTATTGAACTTAAAACATGCATTGAGTTCGGTTAACTCTAGGTATAATTTAATCCTCAAGGATAAAGATGTACTTTATATACCCAAAAAGAAGGATTTGGTTAGAATATCAGGTGCTACTAATGCCTCAAACTTGTATCCGGATAAATTATTAGCTTCAAATAATTCCATAACTGTTGCTTTTCATAGCGGTCGTCGGGCTAAATTCTATTTAAATCATTATGCAGCCGGAATAAATGAAAATGGCGATATTAAAAAGGTGACAGTCGAGCATGCAAATGGTAGAATTGAAAAAACAAGAAACTACTGGTTCTTTAAAAAGTCGCCCAAAGTATATAAAGGGTCAATCATTCATGTAGGATTAAAAGACCCAAAGACCCAAAAAGTAAAAATGGATAAAAAGCAAGTGGATTGGAGTAAAGTGGTAGTCGATACATTTGCCCAAATTACTGCAGTCCTTTCTATTGTATTATTGATTCAGAATCTCAAATAA
- a CDS encoding SDR family oxidoreductase codes for MYKGRVLITGAAGFIGSHLCDRFVADGYQVIGMDNLITGNLANIDHLFKLKEFEFYHHDVSRFVFVPGPLDYILHFASPASPIDYLKMPIQTLKVGSLGTHNLLGLAKEKKARILIASTSEVYGDPLEHPQSESYWGNVNPIGPRGVYDEAKRFQEAITMAYHRYHNLETRIVRIFNTYGPRMRKEDGRVLPAFFSQAIRGEQLSVFGDGSQTRSFCYVDDLVEGIVRLLKSNYSLPVNIGNPQEITVLEFAKEIMALVNNPKAKIAYYELPVDDPKQRQPDISLAKQLLKWEPQFNRKEGLQLTYEYFKKIVPLNM; via the coding sequence ATGTATAAAGGTAGAGTTTTAATTACTGGAGCTGCAGGATTTATTGGATCTCATTTATGCGACAGGTTTGTAGCAGATGGCTATCAAGTAATAGGCATGGATAATCTGATCACCGGTAATCTTGCAAACATTGATCATCTATTTAAACTAAAAGAGTTTGAATTTTATCATCATGATGTAAGCCGTTTTGTTTTTGTGCCTGGACCTCTTGATTATATTCTTCATTTTGCCTCTCCGGCTTCCCCAATTGATTATCTGAAAATGCCAATCCAAACTTTAAAGGTCGGTTCACTGGGTACTCATAATTTATTGGGATTGGCTAAAGAGAAAAAGGCAAGAATATTGATCGCTTCTACCTCGGAAGTTTACGGGGACCCATTGGAACATCCCCAAAGTGAAAGTTACTGGGGTAATGTAAATCCAATTGGACCAAGAGGAGTATATGATGAGGCAAAGCGATTTCAGGAGGCAATAACTATGGCATATCACAGGTATCATAATTTGGAAACTCGAATCGTTAGAATTTTCAATACTTATGGTCCAAGAATGAGAAAAGAAGACGGACGGGTGCTCCCTGCATTTTTTTCTCAAGCCATTAGAGGAGAGCAGCTTTCAGTTTTTGGAGATGGGTCGCAGACCAGGTCATTCTGCTATGTGGATGACCTCGTGGAGGGAATCGTTCGTTTGTTGAAAAGTAATTATTCCTTGCCGGTTAATATAGGTAATCCTCAAGAAATAACTGTGCTTGAATTTGCAAAAGAAATTATGGCTTTAGTCAATAATCCAAAAGCTAAGATAGCGTACTATGAGCTTCCAGTGGACGATCCAAAACAAAGGCAACCCGACATCAGTCTTGCAAAACAATTGTTGAAATGGGAACCTCAATTCAACCGTAAAGAAGGACTTCAATTAACTTACGAATATTTTAAAAAGATTGTTCCTTTGAATATGTGA